Within Raineyella sp. W15-4, the genomic segment GCAGGAAGGAGGCGCCGAAGACCAGGTACCCGCCGAACAGCGCGGCGCCCAGCAGCGCCGCCGACTTGCCCAGCACCAGGGAGTAGAGGCCGCGCTCGGGGTTCACCGGCAGTCGGCGGACGTGGACCGTACGCCACATCCGCCAGGCGAGCACCGCGAGGGCGACCGCCGCGACGGCCAGCATCGCGGCGGTCGTCCAGGGCACGTGCATGGGCGTCCGCCCCAGGTTCTCCACCACCGGCCCGAGCAGCCACCCGATCACCCCGCCGAGGAGGACGGCGACCAGCAACGCCCGTGGCGGAGTGGGCAGGATGCTCGGTTCGACCGGCTCCTCGTCCGGTTCGTCCGGCCGGTCCTCGGGCGGCAGCTCTCGGCTCATCCGACGATGCTCTCCGCCACCCGGCGGACACCGTCGGTCCCCAGGTCGGTGAGCAGCGCACTGATCGGGCCACGGCCGGGGATGCTGGCGT encodes:
- a CDS encoding DUF3180 domain-containing protein, with product MSRELPPEDRPDEPDEEPVEPSILPTPPRALLVAVLLGGVIGWLLGPVVENLGRTPMHVPWTTAAMLAVAAVALAVLAWRMWRTVHVRRLPVNPERGLYSLVLGKSAALLGAALFGGYLVFGASFLPRLEIAAGLGRVVNSGLAALASAGLSAAGYALEMACRVPQDKDHLDGRGGERPGRRDDRKA